One genomic window of Hippocampus zosterae strain Florida chromosome 12, ASM2543408v3, whole genome shotgun sequence includes the following:
- the si:ch211-218d20.15 gene encoding uncharacterized protein si:ch211-218d20.15 isoform X1: MAGCLSEPLCQPNTFHEAFKVELQVKRPMMPLHLSPEQVAVEMLCLCGQLDLLIRVQMQEFQEQLRQGCSPEESDTFQAQGSEILDQMLQCLEHLPKPMPQLEDYLDTMGLSEMFPRVEVFLIQGCPVDMLERPPMDDYFSHIAKLNQLLVLSQQLEEDIRHLGSHKYIAHQLSVIYQVVSSFQSVDIFSETKKDIEANFKKMKESLVVEEGSRHEPQLAAHYIHWILDITHKLTSVVLSLPDELTDDLDQAMTFMSQFVS; encoded by the exons ATGGCAGGATGCTTATCTGAGCCGCTTTGTCAGCCGAACACCTTCCACGAGGCGTTTAAAG TGGAGCTACAGGTGAAGAGACCAATGATGCCGCTACACCTGAGCCCAGAACAGGTGGCTGTGGAGATGCTGTGTCTCTGTGGGCAGCTGGACCTCCTCATCAGGGTGCAGATGCAGGAG TTCCAGGAACAATTAAGACAAGGCTGTAGCCCAGAGGAGTCAGACACCTTCCAGGCTCAAG GATCGGAGATTCTCGACCAGATGCTGCAGTGCCTTGAACATCTACCAAAGCCGATGCCACAACTGGAG GACTACCTGGATACAATGGGTTTGTCTGAAATGTTTCCTCGTGTGGAGGTTTTCCTCATCCAAGGCTGTCCagtggacatgctggagaggcCACCAATGGATG ACTATTTCTCCCACATCGCCAAACTGAATCAGCTGCTTGTGCTGAGTCAGCAGCTCGAGGAGGACATCAGGCACCTGGGAAGTCACAAATACATCGCCCACCAGCTCTCCGTTATATAC caAGTAGTCAGCTCTTTCCAAAGCGTTGACATCTTCTCTGAGACAAAGAAAGACATTGAAGCCAACTTCAAGAAGATGAAAGAGTCTCTGGTGGTGGAGGAAGGCTCCAGGCACGAACCTCAGCTGGCTGCTCATTATATCCACTG GATATTAGATATTACTCACAAACTGACGTCAGTAGTGCTCTCGCTGCCGGACGAGCTCACTGATGACCTTGACCAGGCCATGACCTTCATGTCCCAGTTTGTGTCTTGA
- the si:ch211-218d20.15 gene encoding uncharacterized protein si:ch211-218d20.15 isoform X2 has protein sequence MAGCLSEPLCQPNTFHEAFKVELQVKRPMMPLHLSPEQVAVEMLCLCGQLDLLIRVQMQEFQEQLRQGCSPEESDTFQAQGSEILDQMLQCLEHLPKPMPQLEDYLDTMGLSEMFPRVEVFLIQGCPVDMLERPPMDDYFSHIAKLNQLLVLSQQLEEDIRHLGSHKYIAHQLSVIYQVVSSFQSVDIFSETKKDIEANFKKMKESLVVEEGSRHEPQLAAHYIHW, from the exons ATGGCAGGATGCTTATCTGAGCCGCTTTGTCAGCCGAACACCTTCCACGAGGCGTTTAAAG TGGAGCTACAGGTGAAGAGACCAATGATGCCGCTACACCTGAGCCCAGAACAGGTGGCTGTGGAGATGCTGTGTCTCTGTGGGCAGCTGGACCTCCTCATCAGGGTGCAGATGCAGGAG TTCCAGGAACAATTAAGACAAGGCTGTAGCCCAGAGGAGTCAGACACCTTCCAGGCTCAAG GATCGGAGATTCTCGACCAGATGCTGCAGTGCCTTGAACATCTACCAAAGCCGATGCCACAACTGGAG GACTACCTGGATACAATGGGTTTGTCTGAAATGTTTCCTCGTGTGGAGGTTTTCCTCATCCAAGGCTGTCCagtggacatgctggagaggcCACCAATGGATG ACTATTTCTCCCACATCGCCAAACTGAATCAGCTGCTTGTGCTGAGTCAGCAGCTCGAGGAGGACATCAGGCACCTGGGAAGTCACAAATACATCGCCCACCAGCTCTCCGTTATATAC caAGTAGTCAGCTCTTTCCAAAGCGTTGACATCTTCTCTGAGACAAAGAAAGACATTGAAGCCAACTTCAAGAAGATGAAAGAGTCTCTGGTGGTGGAGGAAGGCTCCAGGCACGAACCTCAGCTGGCTGCTCATTATATCCACTGGTGA